From the genome of Gracilibacillus salitolerans, one region includes:
- a CDS encoding Hsp20/alpha crystallin family protein — protein MDPFQDMHDWKNNLDQFFGGNFWDDFEHIIKPPIPAVNMYELDNEIIVYVNLPGIKDRKQVKVFVDYDVLELKGTLFPVKQSGKLIKQEILHGEFSRKIDLPFPVRQDRITAALRQGLMTIHLHRLVNDKKKKQAIDIEEFED, from the coding sequence TTGGATCCATTTCAAGATATGCATGATTGGAAAAATAACTTAGATCAATTCTTCGGTGGCAACTTCTGGGATGACTTTGAACATATAATTAAACCGCCAATTCCAGCCGTTAATATGTACGAATTGGACAATGAAATAATTGTTTATGTTAATTTGCCCGGAATAAAAGATCGTAAACAAGTGAAGGTATTTGTTGACTATGATGTATTAGAATTAAAGGGAACCCTATTCCCTGTAAAACAGTCGGGGAAATTAATAAAACAGGAGATTTTGCATGGAGAATTCTCCAGAAAAATTGACTTACCCTTTCCAGTACGACAAGACCGCATTACGGCTGCTTTAAGACAAGGATTGATGACGATTCATCTTCACCGCTTAGTAAACGATAAAAAGAAAAAGCAAGCTATTGACATTGAGGAATTTGAGGATTGA
- a CDS encoding DUF2179 domain-containing protein, whose translation MLENAFMMIIIIMTINIVYVSLSTLRVILTLKGRRYIAGTIGTFEIVIYTLGLGLVLDNLGEIQNLVAYGLGYGLGVVIGSKIEEKLALGYITVNVISSDPDITFTKQLRDKGYGVTSWYAYGMEGDRLSMQILSPRKYEIHLYETIKSIDPKAFIIAYEPKQIHGGFWVKQVKKGRIRKSVQKAEEQQQQEANQEEVRSDGE comes from the coding sequence ATGCTTGAAAATGCGTTTATGATGATTATTATTATCATGACTATAAATATCGTCTATGTATCTTTATCTACATTAAGAGTAATTCTAACGTTAAAAGGTAGAAGATATATTGCAGGAACAATCGGTACGTTTGAAATTGTTATTTATACACTCGGTCTTGGTCTCGTGCTAGATAACTTAGGAGAGATCCAGAACTTGGTTGCTTATGGATTAGGTTATGGACTTGGAGTTGTCATTGGCTCGAAGATTGAAGAAAAATTAGCATTAGGCTATATCACTGTGAATGTGATTTCTTCTGATCCGGATATTACCTTTACGAAGCAATTAAGGGACAAAGGTTACGGAGTGACAAGTTGGTATGCGTACGGTATGGAGGGGGACCGGTTGTCGATGCAAATTCTGTCCCCGAGAAAATATGAAATACATTTATACGAAACAATTAAATCTATTGACCCAAAAGCCTTTATTATTGCCTATGAACCAAAACAGATTCATGGAGGGTTCTGGGTAAAACAAGTGAAGAAAGGGAGGATTCGCAAAAGTGTCCAAAAAGCAGAAGAACAGCAGCAACAAGAAGCAAACCAAGAAGAAGTTCGAAGTGATGGAGAATGA
- a CDS encoding NETI motif-containing protein, which produces MENETIDDCLARIKQEGYQPTRRVEEPVFIEENGQPVLNGRKIVFDAKLVKHEH; this is translated from the coding sequence ATGGAGAATGAAACGATTGATGATTGCTTAGCAAGAATTAAACAGGAAGGGTATCAGCCAACAAGGCGTGTGGAAGAACCAGTTTTCATAGAAGAAAATGGGCAACCTGTACTCAACGGCAGAAAAATTGTATTTGATGCAAAATTAGTAAAACACGAACATTAA
- the purE gene encoding 5-(carboxyamino)imidazole ribonucleotide mutase translates to MALVGVIMGSISDWETMKHTCEALEELGISYEKEVISAHRTPEDMFEYAETARDRGLKVIIAGAGGAAHLPGMVASKTTLPVIGVPVKTSTLSGVDSLYSIVQMPGGVPVATVAIGKAGAKNAGILAAQIIGTSDSKTAARLANHQNQLKEKVAEMRDNLADQ, encoded by the coding sequence ATGGCACTTGTTGGTGTTATCATGGGAAGTATATCTGATTGGGAAACGATGAAGCATACGTGTGAAGCATTGGAAGAACTCGGAATCAGTTATGAAAAAGAAGTCATCTCCGCACACAGAACTCCGGAAGACATGTTTGAATATGCCGAAACAGCACGAGACAGAGGTCTAAAAGTAATCATCGCAGGAGCAGGCGGAGCAGCCCACTTACCAGGCATGGTTGCCTCAAAGACCACCCTGCCAGTCATTGGCGTGCCTGTTAAAACAAGCACACTCAGCGGTGTCGATTCACTTTACTCCATCGTACAAATGCCAGGCGGCGTACCAGTCGCAACCGTCGCAATTGGCAAAGCAGGAGCCAAAAACGCAGGCATCCTCGCAGCACAAATCATTGGCACAAGCGATTCAAAAACAGCAGCACGACTAGCCAACCATCAAAACCAACTAAAAGAAAAAGTAGCAGAAATGAGGGACAATCTTGCAGACCAATAA
- the purK gene encoding 5-(carboxyamino)imidazole ribonucleotide synthase, with product MQTNKLLFGSTIGIIGGGQLGRMMTTVAKHMGYRVIVLDPTPDCPTAQVADEQIVAAYDDLAAVKQLAEKSDVVTYEFENVDLTAAQILEEAGILPQGANSLKVTQDRELEKKAMVDSKQPVADFAIVTTTEELQAATEKIGYPSVAKTCRGGYDGKGQVKLSNDADIEAAVEMLQQTDRLIVEKWVPFDKEISIVFTRSESGEITYFPIAENIHRDHILHATIAPALVSERIGEQARQAAKAIAETIGVVGTFAIEMFVCGEDILINELAPRPHNSGHFTIEACDVSQFEQHIRAICGLPLIPIHSHGGAVMVNLLGKDVEPFFSQLDANPNAHIHMYGKIENKPLRKMGHVTFIGDNPLIIYNELVEKKIIEN from the coding sequence TTGCAGACCAATAAACTATTATTCGGCTCTACTATCGGGATCATAGGCGGTGGACAGCTAGGACGAATGATGACTACGGTAGCCAAACATATGGGGTATCGTGTCATCGTACTCGATCCAACTCCAGATTGCCCGACAGCACAAGTGGCGGATGAGCAAATCGTCGCTGCATATGACGATTTAGCAGCAGTTAAACAGCTTGCAGAGAAAAGTGATGTGGTGACATACGAATTTGAAAATGTCGATTTAACAGCAGCACAAATTCTCGAAGAGGCAGGCATTCTGCCGCAAGGTGCCAACTCACTGAAAGTTACGCAGGATCGTGAATTAGAGAAAAAAGCAATGGTGGATAGTAAGCAGCCAGTAGCAGATTTTGCGATCGTGACAACAACTGAAGAATTACAAGCAGCAACTGAGAAAATCGGTTATCCTTCCGTTGCCAAAACATGCCGTGGAGGTTATGACGGCAAGGGGCAAGTTAAGCTATCAAATGACGCTGATATCGAAGCAGCAGTTGAGATGCTTCAACAAACAGATCGCTTAATCGTGGAAAAATGGGTACCTTTCGACAAGGAAATCTCGATTGTTTTCACAAGATCAGAGTCAGGAGAGATCACTTATTTTCCGATAGCAGAAAATATACACCGTGATCATATTCTCCACGCTACGATTGCACCAGCGCTGGTTTCTGAACGAATTGGAGAACAAGCCCGTCAAGCGGCAAAAGCAATCGCAGAAACAATTGGTGTTGTCGGAACTTTCGCAATCGAAATGTTCGTATGTGGTGAAGATATTTTAATTAACGAATTGGCACCACGGCCGCATAATTCAGGACATTTTACAATCGAAGCATGTGATGTCTCGCAATTTGAGCAGCATATCCGGGCGATCTGCGGATTACCACTAATTCCGATCCATTCTCATGGTGGAGCAGTAATGGTTAACTTACTTGGAAAAGACGTAGAACCTTTTTTCAGTCAGTTAGATGCTAACCCTAATGCACACATTCATATGTACGGAAAAATAGAAAACAAGCCATTGCGTAAAATGGGACATGTAACATTTATTGGGGACAATCCTTTAATCATATATAATGAACTAGTGGAAAAAAAGATAATCGAAAACTAG